A genomic segment from Pollutimonas thiosulfatoxidans encodes:
- the lepA gene encoding translation elongation factor 4, translating into MDHIRNFSIIAHIDHGKSTLADRLIHRCGGLADREMSMQVLDSMDIERERGITIKAQTAALEYKARDGKVYALNLIDTPGHVDFSYEVSRSLSACEGALLVVDATQGVEAQTVANCYTAIELGVEVIPVLNKMDLPSADPEGARQEVEDVIGIDASEAILCSAKTGMGIDDILEDIVAKVPAPVGDPTKPLQALIIDSWFDNYVGVVMLVRIVNGVLKPKEKIQLMASGFTHLCEQVGVFTPKSVNRSHLSAGEVGFVIAGIKELEHAKVGDTVTLAGKPASAALPGFKEVKPQVFAGLYPVESSEYDQLRDSLEKLKLNDSSLMFEPEVSQALGFGFRCGFLGLLHMEIVQERLEREFDMDIITTAPSVVYEVQHRDGTVAMIESPSRMPEVGDIAEIREPIVTITLFMPQEYVGPVMSLCMAKRGVQLNMTYHGRQVHLMYEMPLAEIVLDFFDKLKSVSRGYASMDYDFKEYAAADVVRVDLVINGDRVDALSMMVHRSNARYRGREVVSKMRSLIPRQMFDIAIQAAIGAEVVARENVKALRKNVLAKCYGGDISRKKKLLEKQKAGKKRMKQVGNVEIPQEAFLAILQVEDK; encoded by the coding sequence ATGGATCACATCCGCAACTTCTCCATCATTGCTCATATCGACCATGGCAAATCCACGCTGGCTGACCGCCTGATTCATCGCTGCGGTGGCTTGGCAGACCGTGAAATGTCCATGCAAGTTCTTGATTCCATGGATATCGAGCGTGAGCGCGGCATTACCATCAAGGCACAGACAGCCGCTTTGGAGTACAAGGCCCGGGACGGCAAGGTTTATGCACTGAACCTTATCGACACCCCCGGCCACGTGGACTTCTCTTACGAGGTCAGCCGGTCATTGTCGGCTTGTGAAGGAGCCTTGTTGGTCGTGGACGCCACGCAAGGCGTCGAAGCCCAGACCGTCGCAAACTGTTATACGGCGATCGAGCTCGGTGTGGAAGTCATCCCCGTGCTGAACAAGATGGATCTGCCGTCTGCCGACCCCGAAGGCGCTCGCCAGGAGGTCGAGGACGTTATCGGTATCGACGCTTCCGAAGCGATCTTATGCAGTGCCAAGACCGGTATGGGCATTGACGATATCCTCGAAGACATCGTGGCCAAGGTGCCCGCACCCGTAGGCGATCCCACCAAACCGCTGCAGGCGCTCATCATCGACTCGTGGTTCGATAACTACGTCGGCGTCGTCATGCTGGTGCGTATCGTCAACGGGGTGCTCAAGCCCAAAGAAAAAATCCAATTGATGGCCTCCGGCTTTACCCACCTGTGCGAACAGGTGGGGGTATTTACGCCAAAATCCGTCAACCGCAGCCATTTGTCTGCCGGCGAAGTCGGCTTTGTGATTGCCGGCATCAAGGAACTGGAACACGCCAAGGTCGGTGACACCGTCACTTTGGCCGGCAAGCCGGCCTCGGCCGCCTTGCCGGGCTTCAAAGAGGTCAAGCCGCAGGTATTCGCTGGGCTTTACCCGGTCGAAAGCAGCGAATACGACCAATTGCGCGACTCGCTGGAAAAACTCAAGCTTAACGATTCATCGTTGATGTTCGAACCCGAGGTCTCCCAGGCTTTGGGTTTTGGCTTTCGCTGCGGCTTTCTGGGCTTGCTGCACATGGAAATCGTGCAGGAACGCCTCGAACGCGAATTCGATATGGACATCATCACCACGGCGCCGTCCGTGGTGTACGAAGTACAACACCGCGACGGCACCGTGGCCATGATAGAAAGCCCGTCGCGCATGCCCGAAGTCGGTGACATCGCCGAAATCCGCGAACCCATCGTGACAATTACCCTGTTCATGCCCCAAGAATACGTCGGGCCGGTGATGTCGCTATGCATGGCCAAGCGCGGCGTGCAACTGAACATGACGTACCATGGTCGCCAGGTGCATCTTATGTACGAGATGCCTTTGGCCGAGATCGTGCTCGACTTTTTCGACAAGCTCAAGTCGGTCTCACGCGGCTATGCTTCCATGGATTACGACTTCAAGGAGTACGCCGCTGCCGACGTGGTGCGTGTGGACCTGGTCATCAATGGAGATCGTGTCGATGCGTTATCCATGATGGTGCACCGCAGTAACGCCCGCTATCGGGGCCGCGAAGTGGTCTCCAAGATGCGTAGTCTGATTCCCCGGCAGATGTTCGATATTGCCATCCAGGCCGCCATAGGCGCCGAAGTGGTCGCCCGCGAGAACGTGAAGGCCCTGCGCAAGAACGTACTGGCCAAGTGCTATGGTGGTGATATTTCGCGCAAGAAGAAATTGCTGGAGAAGCAGAAGGCCGGCAAGAAACGAATGAAGCAGGTCGGCAACGTAGAGATTCCTCAGGAAGCTTTCCTGGCGATTCTGCAGGTCGAGGACAAATAA
- a CDS encoding sigma-E factor negative regulatory protein, giving the protein MQAVHQARVEQEEETSWEASVSTWIDGEGEPRPEELDSPYGRQVWDTYHLIGDVMRNEDLAIKPSDLFYARVSKAIDAEPHIVAPRLARRRGPLRAGLSGLAVAAAVATVVWVALPYFSAPGTPAAQDTQVLASAADDPGFNDYLDAHREIAGMNPVRQASFEVAR; this is encoded by the coding sequence ATGCAAGCGGTCCATCAAGCCAGAGTCGAACAGGAAGAAGAAACTTCCTGGGAAGCATCCGTATCCACCTGGATAGACGGAGAGGGCGAACCGCGGCCGGAAGAGCTTGATTCGCCCTACGGCCGCCAGGTGTGGGACACCTATCACCTTATCGGCGACGTCATGCGCAATGAGGATCTGGCCATTAAACCCAGCGATCTTTTCTACGCCCGCGTCTCCAAGGCTATCGACGCCGAGCCGCACATCGTCGCGCCGCGCCTTGCGCGCCGCCGCGGGCCCTTGCGCGCCGGCCTTTCCGGCTTGGCTGTAGCGGCTGCAGTGGCCACGGTAGTGTGGGTCGCCTTGCCTTACTTTTCGGCTCCCGGAACTCCTGCGGCGCAAGACACCCAAGTGCTCGCCAGCGCGGCCGACGATCCCGGCTTCAACGACTACCTGGACGCTCATCGCGAAATCGCCGGCATGAACCCCGTGCGCCAGGCATCGTTCGAGGTCGCTCGCTAA
- the acpP gene encoding acyl carrier protein codes for MESIEQRVKKIVAEQLGVNEAEIKNESSFLDDLGADSLDMVELVMALEDEFETEIPDEEAEKITTVQQAVDYITSHSKQ; via the coding sequence ATGGAAAGCATCGAACAGCGCGTCAAGAAGATCGTCGCTGAACAACTTGGCGTTAATGAAGCCGAGATCAAGAACGAATCTTCCTTCCTTGACGACCTCGGTGCCGATTCGCTCGATATGGTCGAGCTCGTGATGGCACTCGAAGACGAATTCGAAACCGAGATTCCGGACGAAGAAGCCGAGAAAATCACGACGGTTCAGCAAGCTGTTGATTACATCACGTCGCACAGCAAGCAGTAA
- the rpoE gene encoding RNA polymerase sigma factor RpoE, whose translation MSERDVDAELVARVQRGDKRAFDLLVLKYQRKIMRLLSRMIRDPAEVEDVAQEAFIKAYRALPQFRGDSAFYTWLYRIAINTARNWQAASGRRPITLNAIETEDGETFSQIDNLTDNSTPESTLASRQVVETVNKAINSLPDDLRTAIVLREIEGMSYEDIAQSMGCPIGTVRSRIFRAREAIAAQLRPVLESDTERRW comes from the coding sequence ATGAGCGAACGCGATGTCGATGCCGAACTGGTTGCACGAGTTCAGCGTGGCGACAAGCGCGCGTTCGATTTATTGGTTCTGAAGTATCAGCGCAAAATCATGCGCCTGCTGTCGCGAATGATACGTGACCCGGCCGAGGTCGAGGACGTGGCCCAGGAGGCCTTCATCAAGGCCTATCGAGCCTTGCCGCAATTTCGCGGCGACAGCGCCTTTTATACATGGTTGTATCGGATCGCCATCAATACCGCCCGTAACTGGCAGGCCGCCAGCGGGCGGCGTCCCATTACGCTAAATGCAATAGAAACCGAAGACGGTGAAACTTTTAGCCAGATCGATAACCTAACTGACAACAGCACCCCCGAATCCACGCTGGCCAGCCGCCAGGTGGTCGAAACCGTCAACAAGGCCATCAACAGTTTGCCCGATGACCTGCGCACGGCAATTGTGCTGCGTGAAATCGAAGGTATGAGTTACGAAGACATCGCCCAGAGCATGGGCTGCCCGATCGGTACGGTGCGCTCTCGCATCTTCCGCGCCCGGGAAGCCATCGCCGCCCAACTGCGGCCTGTGCTCGAAAGCGATACCGAGCGTCGTTGGTAA
- a CDS encoding MucB/RseB C-terminal domain-containing protein, protein MRRAARKLLAHRRWYYALALVTACAVATPGYAADAPDDSTVPAVALLKKMHAAARQLDYAGVYTYQHGSTMVSSRVTHVVDGTGERERIEMLDGPQREFLRHNDITQFLVPEKKLVVVERRRMDRFPALLLGDGAAVGEHYEISIQPTQRRIAGRECTVIQLLPRDEHRYGYRLCADTETNLLLKAQTVSLDQGVVDQISFTSLQLGDKVVPGQLASNWNFKDWRVLETAMTPIDLAAKGWRIPFPPGFAPVTQVSRPMKAGRPVSQMVITDGLAAISIFIEPHDPAGPPAGTGVAASKGAMNIYRTRVGEFWLTTLGEVPAGTLRDIAESTEYVPLASH, encoded by the coding sequence ATGCGCAGGGCTGCCCGCAAGCTGCTTGCTCACCGTCGATGGTATTACGCTCTGGCGCTGGTGACTGCCTGTGCGGTCGCCACGCCAGGTTATGCGGCAGACGCGCCCGACGACAGCACAGTGCCTGCCGTAGCCTTGCTTAAAAAGATGCACGCCGCCGCCCGTCAACTGGATTACGCCGGCGTCTATACCTACCAACACGGCTCCACCATGGTGTCATCCCGCGTGACCCATGTGGTTGACGGCACGGGCGAGCGCGAACGCATCGAGATGCTGGACGGGCCACAGCGCGAGTTTTTGCGCCATAACGACATCACGCAATTCCTGGTACCGGAAAAGAAGCTGGTCGTTGTCGAGCGTCGACGCATGGATCGCTTCCCGGCGTTGCTGTTGGGCGATGGCGCCGCCGTTGGCGAGCATTACGAAATAAGTATCCAGCCCACGCAACGGCGCATCGCTGGCCGCGAGTGCACGGTCATACAGTTGCTACCCCGAGACGAACATCGCTACGGCTATCGCCTGTGCGCAGATACCGAAACCAATTTGCTGCTGAAGGCCCAGACCGTCAGTCTGGATCAGGGGGTAGTGGATCAAATTTCCTTCACCAGCTTGCAACTGGGCGACAAGGTGGTGCCTGGCCAGTTGGCCTCGAATTGGAACTTTAAGGACTGGCGGGTACTCGAAACCGCCATGACACCGATAGATCTTGCAGCAAAAGGCTGGCGCATTCCCTTCCCACCGGGCTTCGCTCCGGTAACTCAGGTGTCCCGGCCCATGAAAGCCGGGCGGCCGGTCAGCCAGATGGTAATCACCGACGGCCTGGCCGCCATCTCGATCTTTATCGAGCCGCACGACCCTGCCGGCCCGCCCGCAGGCACCGGCGTGGCGGCCAGCAAGGGCGCCATGAATATCTATCGCACCCGAGTCGGAGAATTCTGGCTCACTACCCTGGGCGAGGTGCCGGCAGGCACTTTGCGCGACATCGCCGAGAGCACCGAATACGTGCCATTGGCCAGCCACTAA
- the lepB gene encoding signal peptidase I → MSWDFALILFLLLLLTGIVWFLDFFHLRARRRAAGVTAMAATEHITVGMAPPEAQRLRQQAYDKANKAPWWIEYCVSFFPVILFVFALRSFIVEPFRIPSGSMLPTLQNGDLILVNKFQYGIRLPVLDKKIVEIGSPRRGDVMVFRYPVDPDVDYIKRVVGLPGDVVQYRNKSLTINDQPVPTARDGDFFEPDRSAYVGRYTEKLGKVEHRILLNKQAPQGYMPITDFPYRENCEYLSNGVRCTVPPGHYFMMGDNRDNSLDSRYWGFVPDEYIVGRAFFIWMNFREPSRIGGFR, encoded by the coding sequence ATGAGCTGGGATTTCGCTCTGATTCTATTTTTGCTGCTGTTGTTGACTGGCATAGTGTGGTTTCTGGATTTTTTCCATCTGCGTGCCCGCCGTCGCGCCGCTGGCGTCACCGCGATGGCGGCTACCGAGCACATCACCGTCGGGATGGCGCCGCCCGAGGCTCAGCGCCTGCGCCAGCAAGCTTACGACAAGGCCAATAAGGCGCCGTGGTGGATAGAGTATTGCGTCAGCTTTTTTCCGGTCATCTTGTTTGTTTTTGCGCTGCGCTCTTTCATTGTCGAGCCGTTTCGGATTCCCTCGGGATCCATGCTGCCCACCTTGCAAAACGGCGACCTGATCCTGGTCAATAAATTTCAGTATGGCATCAGGCTGCCGGTGCTCGACAAGAAGATCGTCGAGATAGGATCGCCACGTCGTGGCGACGTCATGGTGTTTCGCTATCCGGTAGATCCGGATGTCGACTATATCAAGCGCGTGGTGGGTCTACCGGGCGATGTCGTGCAATACCGCAACAAGTCGCTTACGATAAACGACCAGCCGGTCCCCACGGCACGCGATGGCGACTTTTTCGAGCCTGACCGTTCCGCCTATGTGGGCCGGTACACTGAAAAACTGGGCAAGGTCGAACACCGCATACTGCTCAACAAGCAAGCACCGCAAGGCTACATGCCTATTACCGATTTCCCCTATCGCGAGAATTGCGAATACCTGAGCAACGGCGTGCGCTGCACGGTTCCGCCCGGGCATTATTTCATGATGGGCGATAACCGCGACAACAGCCTCGACAGCCGCTATTGGGGTTTTGTTCCGGATGAGTACATCGTCGGACGGGCGTTCTTCATCTGGATGAACTTCCGGGAACCCAGCCGCATAGGTGGTTTCCGCTAA
- a CDS encoding DegQ family serine endoprotease, producing MLSAYTSNGKIKRLLACASATLLVACTTIGAVTSAQPTSTPVPVLAVPDFTQVVADTEGSVVNIRTTEAVPVRNPAMGPNSNDPYEMFRWFFGPDFMPPGMPGPRQRNTPDAAPQERTVPRGVGSGFIISEDGYILTNNHVVAKSNGIFVTMTSGKEYKATIVGTDPRTDVALLKIDADGLKPLPIGDSTTLKKGQWVLAIGSPFGLDSTVTSGIVSAINRDTGDYLPFIQTDVAVNPGNSGGPLINLAGQVVGVNSQIISQSGGFMGISLAIPIDEVMRVVEQLKAHGKVTRGRIGVQIAPVSEDVAKAIGLEEAKGAMVSNVEEGGPADDAGIRSGDVIIKFDGKDISHMTDLPRIVGATKPGGKVDMQVWRKGKAVTLKVTVGEMPSPDSETASPTAEPPAATPVDALGLKVTEVSSAQRDKLNIRGGVQVTQAEGPAATAGLAEGDIIVTINDVDITSPEQYAKVVSGLSTSRAAALLVMRGNQSQWITVTPEK from the coding sequence ATGCTTTCTGCTTACACCAGCAACGGAAAAATCAAACGACTGCTTGCATGCGCTTCTGCTACGCTGCTCGTGGCTTGTACCACGATAGGCGCCGTGACCAGCGCGCAGCCGACATCAACGCCAGTGCCAGTGCTGGCCGTGCCCGACTTCACACAAGTGGTCGCCGACACCGAAGGTTCGGTAGTCAATATCCGCACTACCGAGGCGGTGCCGGTACGCAATCCGGCCATGGGACCCAACAGCAACGATCCCTACGAGATGTTCCGCTGGTTCTTCGGACCGGATTTCATGCCGCCGGGCATGCCCGGTCCGCGCCAACGCAACACCCCTGACGCCGCGCCCCAAGAGCGCACGGTGCCACGTGGGGTGGGCTCGGGTTTTATTATCTCGGAAGACGGCTACATACTGACCAACAACCACGTCGTTGCCAAGTCCAATGGCATCTTCGTGACCATGACCTCGGGCAAGGAATACAAGGCCACTATCGTGGGCACCGATCCGCGCACTGACGTGGCCTTGCTCAAGATCGATGCCGATGGCCTCAAGCCCCTGCCTATAGGCGACTCCACGACCCTCAAGAAGGGCCAGTGGGTATTGGCTATCGGTTCGCCGTTTGGACTGGATTCCACCGTCACATCGGGCATCGTCAGCGCCATTAATCGCGATACGGGCGACTACCTGCCCTTCATCCAGACCGACGTGGCAGTGAACCCCGGCAACTCGGGCGGGCCGCTTATTAACCTGGCCGGTCAAGTCGTCGGCGTCAACTCGCAAATCATTTCGCAAAGCGGCGGCTTCATGGGTATTTCCCTGGCCATCCCCATCGATGAAGTCATGCGGGTCGTCGAGCAGCTCAAGGCGCACGGCAAGGTTACGCGCGGTCGTATCGGCGTGCAGATTGCACCGGTCTCGGAAGATGTCGCCAAAGCTATCGGCCTGGAAGAGGCCAAGGGCGCCATGGTCAGCAACGTAGAAGAGGGCGGTCCTGCCGACGACGCGGGCATCCGGTCCGGCGACGTCATCATCAAGTTTGATGGCAAAGACATCTCGCACATGACCGATCTGCCCCGCATCGTTGGCGCAACCAAGCCGGGCGGCAAGGTGGACATGCAGGTGTGGCGCAAGGGCAAGGCGGTTACGCTGAAAGTTACGGTGGGCGAAATGCCGTCGCCGGACAGCGAAACGGCAAGTCCGACCGCCGAGCCACCCGCTGCCACGCCGGTCGATGCTTTGGGCCTCAAGGTTACCGAAGTCAGCAGCGCCCAGCGCGACAAGCTGAATATCCGTGGCGGCGTACAGGTCACACAAGCCGAAGGTCCGGCCGCTACGGCAGGGTTGGCCGAGGGCGACATCATCGTTACCATCAACGATGTCGACATCACCAGCCCCGAGCAGTACGCCAAGGTTGTTTCCGGCCTGAGCACTTCGCGGGCGGCGGCGCTTCTGGTGATGCGTGGCAATCAGTCCCAGTGGATAACGGTTACACCGGAAAAATAA
- the fabG gene encoding 3-oxoacyl-ACP reductase FabG — MDNKPLEGKLALVTGATRGIGKAIALELATQGATVVGTATSEAGAVSISDMLADLGGRGVVLDVNDVDACEALIHELAQGNGGPQILVNNAGITRDNLAMRMKDDDWDAVVETNLSAVFRLSRAAIKPMMKARWGRIINITSVIGSTGNPGQANYAAAKAGVAGMGRALARELGSRNITVNCVAPGFIETDMTRALNETQTAAILTQIPLGRMGSATDVACAVSFLAGPQAGYITGTTLHVNGGMYM, encoded by the coding sequence ATGGACAACAAACCGCTGGAGGGCAAGCTTGCCCTGGTTACGGGCGCTACGCGCGGTATCGGCAAGGCCATCGCACTAGAACTGGCTACCCAGGGCGCCACGGTGGTCGGCACAGCAACATCCGAGGCCGGTGCGGTGTCGATCAGCGATATGCTGGCCGACTTGGGCGGACGCGGTGTGGTGCTGGACGTCAATGACGTGGACGCTTGCGAGGCCCTTATCCACGAGCTGGCGCAAGGCAACGGCGGCCCGCAAATCCTGGTGAACAATGCCGGCATTACCCGCGACAACCTGGCCATGCGCATGAAAGACGACGACTGGGACGCAGTGGTGGAAACCAATCTATCGGCGGTCTTTCGGCTGTCGCGAGCGGCCATCAAGCCCATGATGAAGGCCCGCTGGGGGCGCATCATCAATATAACTTCTGTGATTGGCTCCACGGGCAATCCGGGCCAAGCCAATTATGCCGCCGCCAAGGCCGGCGTGGCGGGCATGGGGCGTGCTCTTGCGCGTGAACTGGGTAGCCGCAATATCACAGTCAATTGCGTGGCTCCGGGGTTCATCGAAACCGACATGACCCGCGCTCTTAACGAAACCCAGACGGCGGCTATTCTTACCCAGATCCCTTTAGGGCGCATGGGTTCGGCTACCGACGTGGCATGCGCCGTAAGCTTTTTGGCCGGTCCGCAGGCCGGCTACATCACAGGGACTACCCTGCACGTGAACGGCGGGATGTACATGTAA
- a CDS encoding beta-ketoacyl-ACP synthase III gives MPYAKIIGSGGYLPPRVVSNDDLAADLATRQIQTSHSWIVERTGIHQRHLADPGVTTSQLATHAARAAMDMAGVTADDIDLIIVATSTPDFVFPSTACLVQAQLGAKGGAAFDVQAVCSGFVYALTTADAFIQAGRAKTALVIGAEVFSSILDWNDRSTCVLFGDGAGAVVLQASDEPGILAAQLNADGSQMKILCAAGNVAHGEVVGDPFLRMDGQAVFKLAVTSLTKSAQDVCEQAGMEVADVDWLVPHQANVRIINFLGRRLSVPDDKVIVTVDKHANTSAASVPLALDVALRDGRIKKGDTVLMQGVGGGFTWGSVLARM, from the coding sequence ATGCCTTATGCCAAGATAATAGGGTCGGGTGGGTATTTACCGCCCCGAGTCGTGTCCAACGACGATCTCGCCGCCGATCTCGCGACGCGGCAGATCCAGACTTCGCATTCTTGGATCGTAGAGCGTACCGGCATCCACCAACGCCACCTTGCTGATCCGGGCGTGACGACCAGTCAGCTTGCCACCCATGCCGCCAGGGCGGCGATGGATATGGCGGGCGTGACGGCCGACGACATCGATCTGATTATCGTCGCCACTTCCACACCTGATTTCGTGTTTCCAAGCACAGCCTGCCTGGTGCAGGCGCAATTGGGCGCCAAGGGTGGGGCGGCCTTTGACGTCCAGGCCGTGTGTAGCGGTTTTGTTTATGCATTGACCACCGCCGACGCATTTATTCAGGCCGGCAGGGCCAAAACCGCCCTGGTTATCGGCGCCGAGGTCTTCTCCAGTATTCTGGATTGGAACGATCGCAGCACTTGCGTGCTCTTTGGTGATGGCGCGGGTGCCGTTGTGCTGCAAGCATCCGACGAGCCGGGCATCCTTGCCGCTCAGTTGAATGCCGATGGCAGCCAAATGAAGATTCTGTGTGCGGCGGGCAACGTCGCTCATGGCGAGGTCGTGGGCGACCCCTTCCTGCGCATGGATGGGCAGGCGGTATTCAAGCTCGCGGTCACCTCGTTGACCAAATCAGCGCAAGACGTCTGTGAACAGGCCGGCATGGAAGTCGCCGATGTCGACTGGCTGGTTCCTCATCAGGCCAATGTGCGCATCATCAATTTCCTCGGGCGTCGCCTGAGCGTTCCCGACGACAAAGTCATTGTGACAGTCGATAAGCATGCCAATACGTCGGCCGCCAGTGTGCCGCTAGCCCTGGATGTCGCGCTGCGCGATGGCCGCATCAAGAAGGGCGACACTGTCCTGATGCAAGGTGTGGGCGGTGGATTCACGTGGGGCTCGGTGCTGGCGCGTATGTAA
- the fabF gene encoding beta-ketoacyl-ACP synthase II: protein MKRRVVITGLGIVSPVGNDIDSAWDNIVNGRSGVGRITRFDPSAFNAQIAGEVKDFDITQYMSAKESKQMDTFIHYGVAAGVQAWRDAGLEITDENADRIGTIIGSGIGGLPRIEETQIEYLQRGPRRISPFFVPASLINLISGQLSIMLGLKGPSYAVVSACTTGLHSIGDAARLIEYGDADVMVAGGAESTVSPLGIGGFAAMRALSTRNDDPTTASRPWDRDRDGFVLGEGAGVLVLEEYEHARKRGARIYGEFGGYGMSSDAYHITSPDRDGPRRGVAHALRNGQVNGDEVDYVNAHGTSTPLGDKNETEALKLAFGDHAKKLVVNSTKSMTGHLLGAAGGIEAVFTTLAVYHQISPPTINIFNQDPECDLDYCANEARNMKIDVALSNSFGFGGTNGSMIVRRL from the coding sequence GTGAAACGACGTGTCGTCATTACCGGTCTGGGTATTGTTTCGCCAGTCGGCAACGATATTGACAGCGCATGGGACAATATCGTGAATGGGCGTTCAGGTGTCGGACGTATTACGCGTTTTGATCCGTCCGCATTCAATGCCCAGATTGCGGGTGAAGTCAAAGATTTCGACATTACGCAGTACATGTCGGCCAAAGAGTCCAAGCAAATGGATACCTTCATCCATTACGGCGTGGCTGCAGGTGTACAGGCATGGCGTGATGCCGGCCTGGAGATCACCGACGAAAACGCCGATCGCATCGGCACGATTATCGGATCCGGCATCGGCGGCCTGCCCCGGATAGAAGAAACTCAAATCGAATATCTGCAGCGCGGTCCGCGGCGCATATCGCCGTTTTTTGTACCGGCCTCGCTCATCAACCTGATCTCCGGTCAGTTGTCCATCATGCTGGGCCTTAAAGGCCCCAGCTATGCAGTGGTTTCGGCCTGCACCACCGGCTTGCACTCCATAGGCGATGCAGCGCGCCTGATCGAATACGGCGATGCCGATGTCATGGTGGCCGGCGGGGCCGAATCCACTGTGTCGCCCTTGGGCATAGGCGGCTTTGCCGCCATGCGGGCGCTTTCCACCCGTAACGACGACCCCACGACGGCTTCGCGCCCCTGGGATCGCGATCGCGATGGCTTTGTGCTCGGCGAGGGTGCCGGCGTCCTGGTGCTGGAAGAGTACGAACATGCCCGCAAGCGTGGGGCGCGCATTTATGGTGAATTTGGCGGCTACGGCATGAGCTCCGATGCCTATCACATCACCTCGCCCGACCGCGACGGCCCGCGCCGTGGCGTGGCGCATGCCTTGCGCAATGGCCAGGTCAATGGCGACGAAGTCGACTACGTCAACGCGCACGGCACCTCCACGCCATTGGGAGACAAAAACGAAACTGAAGCGCTCAAGCTGGCGTTTGGCGACCATGCCAAGAAGCTGGTCGTCAATTCCACCAAGTCGATGACCGGTCATCTGCTGGGGGCGGCCGGCGGCATCGAAGCGGTTTTCACTACGCTGGCTGTCTACCACCAAATATCGCCGCCCACGATCAACATCTTCAACCAGGACCCAGAGTGCGACCTGGACTACTGCGCCAACGAAGCGCGCAACATGAAGATAGACGTGGCGCTGTCCAACTCCTTCGGATTTGGCGGCACCAACGGTTCCATGATCGTGCGGAGGCTCTAG
- the fabD gene encoding ACP S-malonyltransferase: protein MKIAFVFPGQGSQSVGMLDAWAGNAAVDRVLVEASDALGQDLGALISGGPAEELNLTTNTQPVMLTAAVAMYRAWLDAGGLPPALVAGHSLGEYSALAAAGAISLQDAVRVVRIRADAMQAAVPVGTGGMAAILGLDDDVVRDICAQAAQGQVVEAVNFNAPAQVVIAGHKQAVERACELAKSQGAKRALMLQVSAPFHSSLLQPAAQVLKQALAAIDIKSPAIPLINNVDVATTSDSDAIRDALVRQAWHPVRWVETIQAMKAQGVTHVVECGPGKVLAGLTKRIDRDLVGLAITDTATLQSALDTLQG, encoded by the coding sequence ATGAAAATTGCATTTGTCTTTCCCGGCCAGGGATCGCAGTCGGTCGGCATGCTCGATGCCTGGGCGGGCAATGCCGCGGTTGACCGCGTGCTTGTGGAGGCCTCCGATGCCTTGGGGCAGGATCTAGGCGCCTTGATCTCCGGCGGGCCCGCCGAAGAACTGAATCTCACCACCAATACGCAGCCCGTCATGCTGACGGCCGCAGTGGCCATGTACCGCGCCTGGCTGGACGCGGGGGGCTTGCCGCCTGCACTGGTCGCCGGCCATAGCCTGGGTGAGTATTCGGCGCTGGCCGCTGCGGGGGCAATCAGTTTGCAGGATGCTGTTCGAGTAGTGCGTATACGGGCCGATGCCATGCAGGCCGCCGTGCCTGTGGGCACCGGCGGCATGGCGGCCATACTGGGGCTGGACGACGATGTCGTGCGCGATATCTGTGCGCAGGCTGCCCAGGGACAGGTCGTCGAAGCGGTCAACTTCAATGCCCCGGCTCAAGTCGTGATCGCGGGTCATAAGCAGGCGGTGGAGCGTGCATGCGAGCTGGCAAAGTCCCAAGGCGCCAAGCGCGCCCTGATGCTGCAGGTCTCCGCGCCTTTCCATTCCAGCCTGCTTCAGCCCGCCGCGCAGGTGCTGAAACAGGCGCTGGCGGCCATAGACATCAAGTCGCCGGCGATTCCGCTGATCAATAACGTGGATGTCGCCACGACGTCGGACAGCGACGCCATACGCGATGCCCTGGTCCGCCAGGCGTGGCATCCCGTGCGCTGGGTCGAGACCATACAAGCCATGAAGGCGCAGGGTGTGACTCATGTCGTCGAGTGCGGTCCGGGCAAGGTGCTCGCAGGCTTGACCAAACGCATAGACCGGGATCTGGTCGGACTGGCCATTACGGATACGGCTACGCTGCAGTCAGCGTTGGACACTTTACAAGGATAG